The Alphaproteobacteria bacterium sequence CCTTGGCCGTGTTCTTGACCAGGTTCCAGGCATGGTCGGTCATGTCCATCTTCACCAGCACATAGCCGGGGAAGAACTTGCTCTCAGCCTTGTATTTCTGGCCGCGGCGGACCTGCACGACTTCCTCGGTCGGCACCAGGACATCCTCGATCTGCTCGCCGATGCCCTGCTTGTCCGCCTGCTCGCGGATCGAGGCTGCGACCTTTTTCTCGAAGCCCGAATAGACGTGGATCACGTACCAGCGCGCCACCATCCCGCTACCCTCCCAGACCGAGGATAAACCGGACGCCGAACGCCAGGGCCTGATCGACGACGAAGAAGAATACCGCCGCAATGGCCACCATCAGGAACACCATCATCGTGGTGATCCCGGTTTCCTTGCGCGTCGGCCAAGTCACCTTGGACGCTTCCTGTCGGACCTGGCGGATAAACTCGCCGGGATTTGCCATAATCGCCAGTGCCTGTTGCCAGCCGGATTGTTCGGTAACGAAGCGGCCTGCCTCGCTTTCGCGCGCGCGCCGCCTTCATACGCAAAGGCCCGCCGCATCTGGCGGGCCTGAGACGAAGCCTTCCATTAGGACAAGGCTTCGTCCGATGTCAACCCCTCATCGCCGGAAAGCGTCGCCGCACCCGGCGGCGGAGAGGTTGGCAGGAGTGGAGGGACTCGAACCCCCAGCCCTCGGTTTTGGAGACCGATGCTCTACCAATTGAGCTACACTCCTG is a genomic window containing:
- the secE gene encoding preprotein translocase subunit SecE: MANPGEFIRQVRQEASKVTWPTRKETGITTMMVFLMVAIAAVFFFVVDQALAFGVRFILGLGG